From the Oryza glaberrima chromosome 5, OglaRS2, whole genome shotgun sequence genome, one window contains:
- the LOC127774213 gene encoding putative disease resistance protein RGA3: MRVSRARSWPSVPIRRPGVAVAEIPVLVFCSVASALRSGGGGGGENPVPAAARRQPCSLLQRPYAFWSQISSERRKPDLRGRRKSRHGTAAMAPQPPPATLGAMAELLSALLPALLKKASESLSTEFSFIGGIEHRRSELCTLLLAVNQVIYDAEEQASKKPAVKSWITKLKLAACDADDALDELHYEALRCEALRRGHKINSAVRAFFSSHYNPLLFKYRIGKRLQQIVEQINELVLQMNRFGFLNCPMPVDERMQTYSYVDEQEVIGREKERGQIVHMLLSARSDELLILPIVGIGGLGKTTLAQLVFNDVKVKAHFQKHMWVCVSENFNVPVIVKGIIDTAIGNDCGLKSDNLELLQQRLREVLSQKRYLLVLDDVWNEDEQKWEALRTLLCSCRMGSAVVVTTRNSNVASVMGTVPPLALEQLSQEDSWTLFCERAFRTGVAKSCEFVEIGTKIVQKCSGVPLAINSMGGLLSRKHNVRDWLAILQNNTWEENNILTVLSLSYKHLPSFMKQCFAFCAVFPKDYEIDKDDLIHLWISNGFIPSKETSDIEETGNKVFLELLWRSFFQNAKQTRSRKEEYIYGYKDVTTCKIHDLMHDLAVSISRDECYTLQNLVEINKMPKNVHHLVFPHPHKIGFVMQRCPIIRSLFSLCKNHMNSMKDVRFMVSPCRVLGLHICDNERFSVEPAYMKHLRYLDLSYSDIKTLPEAVSALYNLQILMLNRCRGLTHLPDGMKFMISLRHVYLDGCSSLQRMPPGLGQLSSLRTLTMYMVGNESDRRLQELKDLELGGKLQLHNLLKMNICNYAVLKKCWMLLGLPTD; encoded by the exons ATGAGAGTGAGCCGGGCCAGATCCTGGCCGTCTGTTCCGATCCGACGGCCTGGAGTAGCGGTTGCGGAGATTCCGGTGCTCGTGTTCTGCTCGGTCGCCTCCGCTctccgctccggcggcggcggcggcggcgaaaacccggtgccggccgccgcacgccgGCAGCCATGCTCTCTCCTACAACGGCCGTACGCGTTCTGGAGCCAAATCTCATCGGAGCGGAGGAAGCCGGATCTCCGCGGTCGGCGCAAgtcacggcacggcacggcagcCATGGCTCCACAGCCTCCACCTGCAACT CTTGGAGCCATGGCTGAGCTACTCTCAGCTCTTCTACCTGCCCTCCTGAAAAAAGCTAGCGAATCACTCTCCACAGAGTTTAGCTTCATCGGGGGTATTGAACACCGGCGTTCGGAGCTGTGTACCTTGCTGCTTGCCGTCAACCAAGTGATATATGATGCTGAGGAGCAGGCATCCAAGAAGCCTGCTGTGAAGTCCTGGATCACCAAGCTGAAGCTGGCTGCCTGTGATGCTGATGATGCCCTCGATGAGCTGCACTACGAGGCGCTTCGCTGCGAGGCGCTCCGTCGTGGGCATAAAATCAATAGTGCCGTAAGggctttcttttcttctcattaTAATCCTTTACTGTTCAAGTATAGGATAGGAAAGAGACTCCAGCAGATAGTCGAACAGATCAATGAGCTTGTTTTGCAAATGAATCGATTTGGGTTCCTAAATTGCCCCATGCCAGTGGATGAGAGGATGCAGACCTATTCCTACGTTGACGAGCAGGAAGTTATTGgaagggagaaagaaagaggTCAAATCGTCCATATGCTTCTAAGTGCCAGGAGTGACGAATTGCTAATACTTCCTATTGTTGGGATAGGAGGACTGGGCAAGACAACTCTTGCGCAGCTGGTCTTCAATGACGTGAAAGTGAAAGCACATTTTCAAAAGCATATGTGGGTTTGTGTGTCAGAGAACTTCAATGTTCCTGTTATTGTCAAGGGGATAATTGACACCGCAATTGGGAATGATTGTGGACTGAAGAGTGATAACCTGGAATTGCTACAGCAACGTCTCCGGGAAGTTTTGAGCCAAAAGAGGTACCTCCTTGTACTAGATGATGTTTGGAATGAAGATGAACAAAAATGGGAGGCTCTAAGAACATTGCTTTGTTCCTGTAGAATGGGAAGTGCGGTGGTTGTCACTACCCGAAATTCGAATGTTGCGTCAGTTATGGGGACAGTTCCTCCATTGGCCCTAGAACAACTTAGCCAAGAAGATTCTTGGACTCTATTCTGTGAAAGAGCGTTCCGTACAGGTGTGGCCAAGTCTTGTGAGTTTGTCGAGATTGGTACAAAAATTGTTCAAAAATGTTCTGGAGTCCCATTAGCAATAAATAGTATGGGAGGCCTGCTGAGTAGAAAACATAATGTAAGGGATTGGCTGGCGATCCTTCAAAACAATACTTGGGAGGAAAATAACATACTGACAGTCCTATCATTGAGCTACAAACATCTACCTTCTTTTATGAAACAGTGCTTTGCTTTTTGTGCTGTATTCCCAAAGGACTACGAGATTGATAAGGATGATCTAATACATCTTTGGATATCAAATGGATTCATTCCATCTAAAGAGACCTCGGACATAGAAGAAACTGGGAACAAGGTTTTTCTGGAGCTTCTTTGGAGATCATTTTTCCAAAATGCGAAGCAAACTCGGTCCCGCAAGGAAGAGTACATATATGGGTACAAAGATGTAACTACATGCAAAATTCATGATCTTATGCATGATCTTGCAGTTTCTATAAGCAGGGATGAGTGCTATACTTTGCAAAATCTtgttgaaataaataaaatgccgAAGAATGTCCATCATCTAGTTTTCCCACatccacacaagattggtttCGTGATGCAGCGTTGTCCAATTATCCGAAGTCTATTTAGTTTATGTAAGAATCATATGAATTCTATGAAGGACGTCAGATTCATGGTGTCCCCTTGTAGAGTGCTTGGGCTTCATATCTGTGACAATGAAAGATTCTCAGTTGAACCAGCATATATGAAGCACTTGCGGTATCTTGATTTATCCTATAGCGACATAAAAACACTCCCTGAAGCGGTCAGTGCACTGTACAATTTACAAATACTAATGCTCAATAGATGCAGGGGCCTGACTCACCTGCCTGACGGCATGAAATTTATGATCAGCCTTCGCCATGTATACCTTGATGGTTGTTCTAGTCTACAAAGGATGCCGCCGGGTCTAGGGCAGCTCAGCAGTTTACGAACATTGACAATGTATATGGTTGGTAATGAATCTGATCGTAGACTTCAAGAACTCAAGGACTTAGAACTTGGGGGCAAGCTACAACTACATAATTTGCTGAAG ATGAATATTTGCAATTATGCCGTCCTGAAGAAGTGCTGGATGCTCTTAGGCCTCCCTACGGATTAA